Below is a genomic region from Brassica oleracea var. oleracea cultivar TO1000 chromosome C9, BOL, whole genome shotgun sequence.
ATTTTCCGACGGAATTCCGACGGAAACGGCTAGTTCATCGGAATTTCCTCGGAATTTTCCGACGGAATTCCGACGGAAACGGCTAGTTCATCGGAATTTCCTCGGAATTTTCCGACGGAATTCCGACGGAAACGGCTAGTTCATCGGAATTTCCTCGGAATTTTCCGACGGAATTCCGACGGAAACGGCTAGTTCATCGGAATTTCCTCGGAATTTTCCGACGGAATTCCGACGGAAACGGCTAGTTCATCGGAATTTCCTCGGAATTTTCCGACGGAATTCCGACGGAAACGGCTAGTTCATCGGAATTTCCTCGGAATTTTCCGACGGAATTCCGACGGAAACGGCTAGTTCATCGGAATTTCCTCGGAATTTTCCGACGGAATTCCGACGGAAACGGCTAGTTCATCGGAATTTCCTCGGAATTTTCCGACGGAATTCCGACGGAAACGGCTAGTTCATCGGAATTTCCTCGGAATTTTCCGACGGAATTCCGACGGAAACGGCTAGTTCATCGGAATTTCCTCGGAATTTTCCGACGGAATTCCGACGGAAACGGCTAGTTCATCGGAATTTCCTCGGAATTTTCCGACGGAATTCCGACGGAAACGGCTAGTTCATCGGAATTTCCTCGGAATTTTCCGACGGAATTCCGACGGAAACGGCTAGTTCATCGGAATTTCCTCGGAATTTTCCGACGGAATTCCGACGGAAACGGCTAGTTCATCGGAATTTCCTCGGAATTTTCCGACGGAATTCCGACGGAAACGGCTAGTTCATCGGAATTTCCTCGGAATTTTCCGACGGAATTCCGACGGAAACGGCTAGTTCATCGGAATTTCCTCGGAATTTTCCGACGGAATTCCGACGGAAACGGCTAGTTCATCGGAATTTCCTCGGAATTTTCCGACGGAATTCCGACGGAAACGGCTAGTTCATCGGAATTTCCTCGGAATTTTCCGACGGAATTCCGACGGAAACGGCTAGTTCATCGGAATTTCCTCGGAATTTTCCGACGGAATTCCGACGGAAACGGCTAGTTCATCGGAATTTCCTCGGAATTTTCCGACGGAATTCCGACGGAAACGGCTAGTTCATCGGAATTTCCTCGGAATTTTCCGACGGAATTCCGACGGAAACGGCTAGTTCATCGGAATTTCCTCGGAATTTTCCGACGGAATTCCGACGGAAACGGCTAGTTCATCGGAATTTCCTCGGAATTTTCCGACGGAATTCCGACGGAAACGGCTAGTTCATCGGAATTTCCTCGGAATTTTCCGACGGAATTCCGACGGAAACGGCTAGTTCATCGGAATTTCCTCGGAATTTTCCGACGGAATTCCGACGGAAACGGCTAGTTCATCGGAATTTCCTCGGAATTTTCCGACGGAATTCCGACGGAAACGGCTAGTTCATCGGAATTTCCTCGGAATTTTCCGACGGAATTCCGACGGATATTTTACTATCTGTCGGAATTTCTTCGGAATATTTTCATTTAACCGGGCAAATGTTTCGCGAAAATTGAAATTAGAATTCCGACGGAATTCCGACGGATAGNNNNNNNNNNNNNNNNNNNNNNNNNNNNNNNNNNNNNNNNNNNNNNNNNNNNNNNNNNNNNNNNNNNNNNNNNNNNNNNNNNNNNNNNNNNNNNNNNNNNCCTTGATCGTCGGACGCGAGCTGTCTGATGCTGTCGCGAACGAGGAATAGGTCGCGTGCTGGAGTTGCTCTCGGGCCGCGAACGTTTGAGCTAGGATCAGGAACGCCTTGGACTGAAGCTGATCGGGGACGCGAGCTGGAACAGATGCAGGAACAAGAGACGCGATCGGGGTTTAGGGTTCGTCGGATCGTCGGCTTGGGTTAGGGTTTTAGGGTTTTTCGATTTGGATATTAGCTTAGGGATTTAGAGTTTCGTGCTGATAACGTGTTATAAAAATAATAGAAAAGTCTATTTTTATTCATAACATAGAAGTTACTTATATACAAGATTACACCGTCATAGATAAATGAAAAGATTACAAATCATAATCTCTTGGTTATGAGCCATCCACAATCTGGTTTATAACAAATTTGAGATCTTAATACCCTAAATAGTATCCATAGTAAATATTTCTAATTTTCTTTGGACGGAATTTGTAGGTCCGTCGGAAATTCTCAACAAACTTTCGCTGTATTGAAAATGACCAAAAAATTGATCTCGAGTGTTTTATCATAACAACATCTTTAATGAACCCTAAAGCCAATCCACAATACTTGATTTTGAGTGCTATCAAGGATTCCTAGTGGTGCCGAGAGAATATTTGGATATATTCTAAATATTATGTTTATTTATTTTATTATTTATTTAGTTATTTATCTTAATTATTTGGAATTATCTTAAGAAATTTTAATAGTTTATTGGTTATTTGATTTTCATATAAATATGCTTCATATGATAGTGTTGTGTTCAGTTTTATGATTTGGTTAATAAAAGAAATATATTCTCAAACCCTGGTTTCCAGGTATTCTTAGAATCAACGGATCTAGTTCTATCCTACGAGCTTCCGTTACATCACCTAGTGATATTGAAAATGTGTTAGCTTAGATGAAAAGCTCTCAAGCAGCCTCCTTCGCAACTGAGTTTCAAAACAAATAAATTAGAAAGCAATCGCTTAAAATAGACTAAGTTAGATACAATTTTTCAAAAATAAAATCAATAAAAAATAGCTTAACATTTGAGTTTATGGTTTAGTAATTATTATTTATGGTTTAGTATTTAAGGCGTGGGGTTGGATTTATAAAATTCTATAAATAATTTTTATATTTTTATAAATGATTTAGGAGAGTTAATTTTATCTTTTTATAATAAAATTAAGATATTTATGCAAATGATTATTATTTAAATGTGTATTTAAATCATTTTATCAAATTTGAGGTAAAATTAGAAATTCCCTTAAATTAAATGAAACCATTACAGCTTGTGAAGAGAACCTATAAAATTAAAAGTCTTTTAATTACATACCTGTAAATTATTAAAAATCTTAAACCAGTGTAAAATGGGTTAACCTATTTAAAAATCACATATAAATTGATTATACGAAATCACTAGGTGTTTTTCCCGCACTTTTGGGGTTAATAATTTTATAAAAGCTTATAAATAGATATATTATCAATTCAAAACCATTATAATAAATTATTTTCATGTTTATTAAAATATTATATAATTAATTTTTATATGTGATAAAAAAATATTTTAATAAAATTATCTTTTAGTACGTAAAATAAACTTGAAATTTTTTATATATACATAAAATATATACATGATTTATATTTATTTTAAAAATATCATGATACAAAATATTTTTGGCTGACATAATATAAAATCTTTTTAGATAATGATTATCAAATAAATGAAATTCATTTATAATTTATGGGTACTTATATATTAACAAATCTGTTCTAATTATTTATTACGGGTGATAAATATTTTAGACGATCTAATTTTAATTCTTTGCTAACTTTTTTTAGAAATTATAACAATAATGATTTTGATTATCATAAGAAAATTATCTTAAAGGATAGATGATTCATTATGTTTTATGTGATATATGTATATATATATTAAAATAGAGCCGGTTTAATATTACGAAGCCAAATATAATATAAACATATATATAATTTTTTAATATTCCTAAAGTAAATATAATATAAATTTAACCATCATATTATCGTTAAAAATTTAAATTATTCTGAAAATAATGATAAATTATCAGCTACATCACTAACATTATCTATCAAGATTAATAATTATCTATTAAAATTAATAATTGATCATAAAATATGATTAATCCTAAAATTATGGAGAGCATGACAAATCAGCAAGTTTACTTCTCAAATAATAGTATAGATAGATATAATAATTGACCCATTTGTTTTTGTATCAACGGAAAAGAATCAACGGAAAAGCTAAATCATATTTTTAGTAGGTTTTAGTAACTAGTAAAACAACTACAATGTACCTGACCATCGACCAGATCCTATGTTCGCCGTATTGCACTTAGACGTGGGCGCAAGGCGAGTACTCGCTTTTTTACGTATACTTGATACTTGACTTGCCTACAACGAGTAATGAATTTTTCGACTTGTACTTGACTTGTCGGAAATGAGTACTTGTTATTTCGAATACTTGTCCAAAAATATGTTACTTGCAAGTTATTTGTCTTGTTCGGTTATTTACTACATACAAATACTTATTAATTATTTAGATATATTTTCAAGTTTTTAAAAATTACTTGATAGATAATAATCTATGAAAGAAGGTTATGAAAGTTTATTTTATTTACTCGACTTGTTAAAAAGCGAGAGTTATTTTAAATAAAATATTTACACCTAATATAAAAAGAAGAAGTAACTTAATACATATATTTCAATATGAAAGTATTTTTTACCTTTTATAACAAAGAAACATATGTTTAGGGCTTTGGTTTTTATGATTTAGTTATCATTTTTTCAGTCGTAAAATAACTAACGAGTAATATCAAGGCGAATCGTAACTTTTTTTTGGTGACATTTGTTACTTGCCTTGTACTTGCAAGTAGTAAAACTCAACGATTTGATATTTGACTTGACAACGACGAGAAAAAACGAAGCGAGTACGGGTAAAGTAAGAGTATAAGGCAAGTAAAGAGTATATAGCAGTATCATATCTTTAATTGGGCTTATTATCTAGGTTTCGGCTTCAAACATTTTGAATGGCCTGCTCATTAAGCTTCATGTGTCCGGAGAATATCAATAACATTATTTTGATTAAAATTGAATCAAATTGAGAAAAATAAAAATAAAATGAATTTGATACATATAAATCCTCTGATGTTACATCCTCCCCAAATCGTGAAGATGGGAGACAAAGCAGAATTGTCTGCAACAATAAAGTGGCCGAAGATCAAAGCCAAACCCAACCTCAGTATCTCGTATCTCAAGAATCTTGATCTCTTCACGGTAAATTATCTCATATGAACAATCAATTAGCTGTTAACTTTGTTCGATTCAATCTTAGGTTAAGCCCATGAGGTATGAATTGCAGAACGATTTTGATTCAGTTTATTCCATGTTATGTTACTAGTAAGCCAACCAGAAAAAGATGTTTAGTTCATGTAAAAACTAAAGCTTTGTCCGAATCTTTGATGTTGAAGTGGTTCTGTTAATAGATTAGTTTCTGGAGAGGCTTTTAACGTTTAGGTTTATGATGATTTCAGGTGGAGAATTGTCTCACTAGTGATGAATCAAAGGGCTTTGTTAAAATCGCAGAGTCTCTAGGTTTCACTCACCAAGGAAGCCGTGGCCCTGCTTATGGTGAAGCGTTTAGAGATAACCATCGGATATCTGTGAACGATCCTGTCCTTGCCGATACGTTATGGCGATCCGGACTTTCTAATTTGTTTACTGATATCAAGATTAGGAGAAAAGTCGCTGTTGGCTTGAATCCAAACATTCGTTTTTACAGGTTTTGCATATTATCTCATAAACGTTTCTTACTTTTTAAAGTTTCATTCTTTGTTTCTTGGTGTTCAAAGAATATGCATTCTTTGTTGATTTTTCAGGTATAGTGCTGGTCAGCATTTTGGTCGTCACATTGATGAAAGTGTTGATCTTGAAGATGGGAAGCGGACCTATTACACATTGTTGATATATCTAAGCGGCAGCAACAACGCAAAATCAAAATCCAAGAGCAGTTCTTCAAGCAAGACAAATGATTCTTCTTCGGCCGAGCCTTTAGTTGGTGGAGAAACTGTCTTTTATGGTTCAAGGAACAGTATCGTAGCTGAGGTAACAACTCCCAAATAGTTTTTCTTTGACCTTTCAGTTTCATGTTTTAGTTCGGTGTAACGTTACATAAAACTTGTTTTGTCGTTGCAGGTAGCTCCAATGGAAGGTATGGCTCTCTTTCATATCCATGGAGACAAGTGTATGTTGCACGAAGGAAGAAATGTCTCCAAGGGAGTCAAGTATGTGTTCCGTTCTGATGTTGTTTTTGCATAAATAAACATTATTCAAATTCTCTGTACGTTTTGTGTTTCTTAAACTGATTACTTTCATTCAACATTTTGAACCATCGATTAAGCTGGTGCATATAACTTTAAGTTCACTGAAGCAGAACAAGTTTACATGTCGAGCAAACGCTGCAACTCATAGGGAACTATAATGCTATTAATAATACATTATTATATGAAATACAAATGAAATCAAACTTTCAGAAATGAAAACTCTCTGTTGCATATATTTTCTGTAGACTTTTTTTAATTGACGAATCGAGGGTTGAGTCTCACTTCTCCTGTCTCCTTGACACCAAAGTTCCCAAGTTTCACCATGGAAGTTGCAAACTCTCTGAAGAAGGCCTTCTGGTCTCGAGCATACGTCTCAACGATCCACCTAGTCCGGTACTCTCCTAGAAGCGCCTGATCAGACCCAAACACACCTTTTCTTGACAGTATCTGCTTGTAGTAATCGTTATCAAAAACCGAGGTCGTAGAGTCCAAGAAAGTCCCTGCGTTCTTGCCTCGGTTGTTAGATATCGGACATTTCTTCTTCAGGCTTTGCGCAAATGCAAAGTTCATTGAAGGATCAATGTCATGGAACTTGCTGAAGTTATGAAGACGTGCCTCGAAAGAAGAACAATGAGAGAATCCTATTGTGTGGCCGCCAGAGAGTGTAACCATGTCTTTCACTGACAAGCCTCTTGCTGCAAAGCTCTGGATCAGTTGAGACACGTTGAATGTTGGTCCTGGGAGATTGATTGTCTCGTTGGCTCGCGACATTCTCCCATCTTTTCGCCCTTTTAGTACGCTCCAGTAAGGACCACCGGACTATGAAATAAGAAATATTGCATATAGGTTGTAAGAGGTGTTGACAAATCAAACCGAACCAAATGTTCTTAAACCATAAAAAGGATCACTATATTACGAAGACTCACCAAGGTGACGACATCTCTAGCTGCGATGGCGATCACGTCGGCGCAAGACACGGTACGTGGACAAACCTTTTCAAGCTTTGTCTTAGCATTATCAATCACGTAAAATGATCGTACCGAAATGTTTGGTGGGCCGTCCTTCTCAGCTTGGTTTGACTTGGCCGAATCTAGTAGAATAGACGCATCACACCCCTACAACAATCCAACCAAATCATTTACAAACGATCTTCATAAACTTCGTGTCTAGTTGAATTAAATATCAACTATCAAAGAAAGAAAGATGCACACCCTGATGAAGCAGTCGTGGAAGAACATTCTGAGGAGACGAGCAGGCACTTTGGGATCATGCAAGATAGCCTTCTGAACAGTTTCAAGTATGATTTTCTCGGCAGCAGGGCACGATCGGTCATAGTAATGAGCATTAAGAGCAGCTTCTGAGGGCTTAGCTATCACAAAAACTGTAAAAATCATCGCCAAAACGAGTCTCTTAGAGAATGCCATTTTAA
It encodes:
- the LOC106313226 gene encoding uncharacterized protein LOC106313226; the encoded protein is MNLIHINPLMLHPPQIVKMGDKAELSATIKWPKIKAKPNLSISYLKNLDLFTVENCLTSDESKGFVKIAESLGFTHQGSRGPAYGEAFRDNHRISVNDPVLADTLWRSGLSNLFTDIKIRRKVAVGLNPNIRFYRYSAGQHFGRHIDESVDLEDGKRTYYTLLIYLSGSNNAKSKSKSSSSSKTNDSSSAEPLVGGETVFYGSRNSIVAEVAPMEGMALFHIHGDKCMLHEGRNVSKGVKYVFRSDVVFA
- the LOC106313225 gene encoding peroxidase 66; translated protein: MAFSKRLVLAMIFTVFVIAKPSEAALNAHYYDRSCPAAEKIILETVQKAILHDPKVPARLLRMFFHDCFIRGCDASILLDSAKSNQAEKDGPPNISVRSFYVIDNAKTKLEKVCPRTVSCADVIAIAARDVVTLSGGPYWSVLKGRKDGRMSRANETINLPGPTFNVSQLIQSFAARGLSVKDMVTLSGGHTIGFSHCSSFEARLHNFSKFHDIDPSMNFAFAQSLKKKCPISNNRGKNAGTFLDSTTSVFDNDYYKQILSRKGVFGSDQALLGEYRTRWIVETYARDQKAFFREFATSMVKLGNFGVKETGEVRLNPRFVN